A window from Salvia miltiorrhiza cultivar Shanhuang (shh) chromosome 2, IMPLAD_Smil_shh, whole genome shotgun sequence encodes these proteins:
- the LOC131010497 gene encoding protein RER1A-like: protein MEDVGTDTAAPESPLAKWRNEFSRKFQFYLDRSGPHMARRWLVTLAAAAIYILRVYYAQGFYVISYGLSIYILNLLIGFMSPKVDPELEMLDGPSSPTRDSEEFRPFVRRLPEFLFWYAITKACCVAFLLTFFSMFDVPVFWPILFFYWFFLFFLTMKRLITHMIKYRYLPFSLGKQRYTGKRPAQTQSTRGLSKD, encoded by the exons ATGGAAGATGTTGGGACTGATACTGCTGCTCCAGAGTCACCATTAGCAAAGTGGAGAAATGAATTTTCGAGGAAGTTTCAGTTTTATTTGGATAGGTCCGGTCCCCATATGGCTCGTAGGTGGCTTGTTACACTTGCTGCAGCAGCAATATACATCTTGCGTGTTTATTATGCTCAGGGGTTTTATGTCATCTCATATGGCCTGTCAATCTACATCTTGAATTTGTTGATCGGGTTTATGTCACCCAAGGTTGATCCTGAGCTAGAAATGCTGGATGGGCCTTCTTCGCCTACTAGAGACTCTGAGGAGTTCAGGCCCTTTGTCCGTCGCCTTCCTGAATTTTTGTTCTG GTATGCAATCACAAAAGCTTGTTGTGTTGCCTTCCTCTTAACCTTCTTCTCCATGTTCGACGTCCCAGTGTTCTGGCCCATTTTGTTCTTTTACTGGTTTTTCCTTTTCTTCCTCACAATGAAGAGGCTAATCACTCATATGATCAAGTACAGATATCTCCCATTCAGCTTGGGAAAGCAG AGGTACACTGGGAAAAGGCCTGCTCAAACTCAAAGCACCCGTGGTCTGTCAAAGGACTGA